A single Amphiura filiformis chromosome 19, Afil_fr2py, whole genome shotgun sequence DNA region contains:
- the LOC140141008 gene encoding uncharacterized protein, producing MATGQQYPPPPQYTLTAQQVQNVPQNASPKSDKVRPIPAVRFFSIATIVIAFLWCIVGIVAIVIEAKDSYVGDPIWSGLLFILPTGILGLATYWKRNSVCLNVMYLILSIFTCIVCGHLVFYASINAVRDRLTYVYYSGTRRCFPWPGFDYISAYNNNGNDDYYDECKYGPDGRIAMNVVIALLAVVQLVLTIVSLGFTCYGTCMCCYSCCHPTPTPAVIQYTPENAQCQLVSVGAYNNPSGYQPVNLMMVQQAPTGQSGQIVSPSMNVVQAPQTQPVFTPASANADGTPLTTPDEKLTASSTGQYQRMI from the exons ATGGCAACTGGGCAACAATATCCACCGCCACCTCAATACACCCTCACGGCACAGCAAGTACAAAATGTACCACAGAACGCAAGCCCGAAATCCGACAAAGTTCGGCCCATTCCGGCTGTGAGATTTTTCTCAATTGCGACTATTGTGATCGCGTTTTTATGGTGCATCGTAGGTATAGTCGCCATTGTAATAGAAGCGAAGGATTCTTACGTTGGTGATCCGATTTGGAGTGGGTTATTG tttaTATTACCGACGGGAATTCTGGGCTTAGCTACTTACTGGAAAAGAAACAGCGTTTGTTTG AATGTGATGTACTTGATACTTAGCATCTTCACATGTATTGTGTGCGGGCATCTGGTGTTTTATGCAAGCATTAATGCTGTACGTGACAGGCTTACTTATGTATATTACAGCGGTACGCGGCGGTGTTTCCCATGGCCTGGGTTTGACTACATATCCGCTTACAATAATAATGGTAATGATGATTACTATGACGAGTGCAAATACGGTCCG GATGGAAGAATAGCAATGAATGTTGTGATAGCACTGCTAGCCGTTGTGCAACTTGTTCTCACCATCGTGTCATTAGGTTTCACATGCTATGGGACGTGTATGTGCTGTTACAGCTGCTGTCACCCCACACCAACGCCAGCTGTG ATTCAATACACACCTGAAAATGCACAATGTCAACTGGTATCTGTTGGTGCTTACAATAATCCATCTGGATATCAACCAGTTAACCTTATGATGGTACAGCAGGCTCCTACAGGACAAAGTGGACAAA TCGTTTCACCAAGTATGAACGTCGTACAAGCACCGCAAACACAACCAGTTTTCACACCAGCCTCTGCGAATGCCGACGGTACGCCGTTAACTACACCCGATGAGAAACTAACGGCATCGAGCACCGGTcaataccagaggatgatttaa